From the Ictalurus furcatus strain D&B chromosome 19, Billie_1.0, whole genome shotgun sequence genome, one window contains:
- the cpsf6 gene encoding cleavage and polyadenylation specificity factor subunit 6 isoform X4 has protein sequence MADGVDHIDIYADVEEEFNQETDYPVHEQIDLYDDVISPSANNGDAPEDRDYLDNLPAPGGTEGNKGAPPNVVYTYTGKRIALYIGNLTWWTTDEDLTEAIRSIGISDVLEIKFFENRANGQSKGFALVCVGSEASSRKLMDLLSKRELHGQNPIVTPCNKQSLSQFELQSRKSTQSGQMSGEGKAGPPGVGPRGGFPLGRGRGRFPGPAGPGGDRFPGPVGPGAPPPHFPGGMQGPPRPPPGPPGPPGPPGPPPPGQGLAPPLSGPPNRGDRPPPPVLFPGQFGQPPLGPLPPGPPPPGYGPPPGPPPPQQGPPPPGPFPPRPPGPIGPPLALAPPPHLRGPPPGGPPPAPHVNPAFFPPPGNNNMAAPDRAPPPNDPYGRPPPYDRDYGPGREMDAARAPLSEAEFEEIMNRNRAISSSAISRAVSDASAGDYGSAIETLVTAISLIKQSKVSADDRCKVLISSLQDCLHGIESKSYGSASRRERSRDRDHSRSREKSRRHKSRSRDRHEDYYRERSRERDRHRERDRDRERDRDREREYRHR, from the exons ATGGCGGACGGTGTTGATCACATCGACATTTACGCAGATGTAGAAGAGGAGTTCAATCAG GAAACGGATTATCCCGTTCACGAGCAGATCGACCTGTACGATGATGTCATCTCCCCCTCGGCCAATAACGGTGATGCACCCGAGGACAGAGATTACCTAGACAACCTGCCCGCACCTGGAGGCACCGAGGGGAATAAAGGAGCTCCGCCCAACGTCGTTTACACCTACACGGGCAAACGCATCGCTCTGTACATCGGCAACCTCACCTGG TGGACCACAGATGAGGATCTGACTGAAGCAATTCGCTCCATCGGCATCAGCGACGTTCTGGAAATCAAGTTCTTCGAGAACCGAGCTAACGGACAGTCGAAAGG gtttGCGTTGGTGTGTGTGGGATCAGAAGCCTCCTCCAGGAAGTTGATGGATTTGCTGTCGAAGCGAGAGCTGCACGGCCAGAACCCGATCGTCACACCCTGCAACAAACAGTCGCTCAGTCAGTTCGAGCTTCAGTCACGTAAGA gcaccCAGTCGGGGCAAATGTCCGGGGAAGGGAAGGCTGGACCGCCAGGTGTGGGTCCCCGCGGCGGTTTTCCCCTAGGTAGGGGTCGAGGGCGCTTTCCAGGTCCTGCAGGGCCAGGAGGAGATCGCTTTCCTGGACCCGTTGGACCTGGGGCGCCCCCTCCACACTTCCCTG GTGGTATGCAGGGTCCTCCCCGGCCTCCTCCAGGCCCCCCTGGTCCTCCAGGTCCTCCTGGCCCTCCACCTCCTGGGCAAGGTTTAGCCCCACCCCTTTCAGGCCCCCCTAATAGAGGGGACCGCCCACCTCCTCCTGTCCTGTTTCCTGGTCAGTTTGGCCAACCTCCGCTCGGCCCGTTACCCCCTGGCCCACCTCCTCCGGGTTATGGTCCACCCCCTGGCCCACCCCCACCTCAGCAAGGTCCACCTCCTCCTGGCCCGTTCCCACCTCGTCCCCCCGGTCCTATTGGCCCTCCCTTGGctttagctccaccccctcacTTACGTGGTCCCCCTCCTGGAGGCCCACCACCTGCCCCCCACGTCAACCCTGCCTTCTTCCCGCCGCCCGGAAACAACAACATGGCAGCGCCGGATAGAGCCCCGCCCCCCAACGACCCATACGGACGGCCCCCTCCTTATGACCGGGATTACGGCCCGGGCAG ggaGATGGATGCAGCTCGGGCCCCTCTCAGTGAGGCCGAATTTGAGGAGATAATGAACAGAAACAGAGCTATCTCCAGCAGTGCTATATCCAGAGCCGTGTCAGACGCAAgtgcag gagatTACGGCAGTGCTATTGAGACACTGGTGACTGCAATTTCATTAATAAAGCAGTCGAAAGTTTCAGCTGATGATCGCTGTAAAGTGTTAATCAGCTCTCTGCAGGACTGCCTGCACGGCATAGAGTCCAAATCCTACGGCTCGGCCTCCAG ACGAGAGCGATCGCGGGACCGGGACCACAGTCGCTCTCGTGAGAAAAGTCGCCGTCACAAATCACGCAGCCGCGATCGGCACGAAGATTACTACCGAGAGCGGAGCCGTGAGCGAGACCGCCATCGCGAGCGGGACCGCgaccgagagagagaccgcGACCGAGAGAGGGAGTACCGCCATCGTTAG
- the cpsf6 gene encoding cleavage and polyadenylation specificity factor subunit 6 isoform X2 — protein MADGVDHIDIYADVEEEFNQETDYPVHEQIDLYDDVISPSANNGDAPEDRDYLDNLPAPGGTEGNKGAPPNVVYTYTGKRIALYIGNLTWWTTDEDLTEAIRSIGISDVLEIKFFENRANGQSKGFALVCVGSEASSRKLMDLLSKRELHGQNPIVTPCNKQSLSQFELQSRTQSGQMSGEGKAGPPGVGPRGGFPLGRGRGRFPGPAGPGGDRFPGPVGPGAPPPHFPGGMQGPPRPPPGPPGPPGPPGPPPPGQGLAPPLSGPPNRGDRPPPPVLFPGQFGQPPLGPLPPGPPPPGYGPPPGPPPPQQGPPPPGPFPPRPPGPIGPPLALAPPPHLRGPPPGGPPPAPHVNPAFFPPPGNNNMAAPDRAPPPNDPYGRPPPYDRDYGPGREMDAARAPLSEAEFEEIMNRNRAISSSAISRAVSDASAGDYGSAIETLVTAISLIKQSKVSADDRCKVLISSLQDCLHGIESKSYGSASRYTAHLRSELISAQRISALQSSCPLPDSSVSLSRRERSRDRDHSRSREKSRRHKSRSRDRHEDYYRERSRERDRHRERDRDRERDRDREREYRHR, from the exons ATGGCGGACGGTGTTGATCACATCGACATTTACGCAGATGTAGAAGAGGAGTTCAATCAG GAAACGGATTATCCCGTTCACGAGCAGATCGACCTGTACGATGATGTCATCTCCCCCTCGGCCAATAACGGTGATGCACCCGAGGACAGAGATTACCTAGACAACCTGCCCGCACCTGGAGGCACCGAGGGGAATAAAGGAGCTCCGCCCAACGTCGTTTACACCTACACGGGCAAACGCATCGCTCTGTACATCGGCAACCTCACCTGG TGGACCACAGATGAGGATCTGACTGAAGCAATTCGCTCCATCGGCATCAGCGACGTTCTGGAAATCAAGTTCTTCGAGAACCGAGCTAACGGACAGTCGAAAGG gtttGCGTTGGTGTGTGTGGGATCAGAAGCCTCCTCCAGGAAGTTGATGGATTTGCTGTCGAAGCGAGAGCTGCACGGCCAGAACCCGATCGTCACACCCTGCAACAAACAGTCGCTCAGTCAGTTCGAGCTTCAGTCAC gcaccCAGTCGGGGCAAATGTCCGGGGAAGGGAAGGCTGGACCGCCAGGTGTGGGTCCCCGCGGCGGTTTTCCCCTAGGTAGGGGTCGAGGGCGCTTTCCAGGTCCTGCAGGGCCAGGAGGAGATCGCTTTCCTGGACCCGTTGGACCTGGGGCGCCCCCTCCACACTTCCCTG GTGGTATGCAGGGTCCTCCCCGGCCTCCTCCAGGCCCCCCTGGTCCTCCAGGTCCTCCTGGCCCTCCACCTCCTGGGCAAGGTTTAGCCCCACCCCTTTCAGGCCCCCCTAATAGAGGGGACCGCCCACCTCCTCCTGTCCTGTTTCCTGGTCAGTTTGGCCAACCTCCGCTCGGCCCGTTACCCCCTGGCCCACCTCCTCCGGGTTATGGTCCACCCCCTGGCCCACCCCCACCTCAGCAAGGTCCACCTCCTCCTGGCCCGTTCCCACCTCGTCCCCCCGGTCCTATTGGCCCTCCCTTGGctttagctccaccccctcacTTACGTGGTCCCCCTCCTGGAGGCCCACCACCTGCCCCCCACGTCAACCCTGCCTTCTTCCCGCCGCCCGGAAACAACAACATGGCAGCGCCGGATAGAGCCCCGCCCCCCAACGACCCATACGGACGGCCCCCTCCTTATGACCGGGATTACGGCCCGGGCAG ggaGATGGATGCAGCTCGGGCCCCTCTCAGTGAGGCCGAATTTGAGGAGATAATGAACAGAAACAGAGCTATCTCCAGCAGTGCTATATCCAGAGCCGTGTCAGACGCAAgtgcag gagatTACGGCAGTGCTATTGAGACACTGGTGACTGCAATTTCATTAATAAAGCAGTCGAAAGTTTCAGCTGATGATCGCTGTAAAGTGTTAATCAGCTCTCTGCAGGACTGCCTGCACGGCATAGAGTCCAAATCCTACGGCTCGGCCTCCAGGTACACTGCTCACCTGCGCTCAGAGCTCATCTCTGCACAACGTATTTCTGCACTCCAATCGTCCTGTCCTCTCCCTGACTCTTCCGTCTCTCTCAGCAGACGAGAGCGATCGCGGGACCGGGACCACAGTCGCTCTCGTGAGAAAAGTCGCCGTCACAAATCACGCAGCCGCGATCGGCACGAAGATTACTACCGAGAGCGGAGCCGTGAGCGAGACCGCCATCGCGAGCGGGACCGCgaccgagagagagaccgcGACCGAGAGAGGGAGTACCGCCATCGTTAG
- the cpsf6 gene encoding cleavage and polyadenylation specificity factor subunit 6 isoform X3, with protein sequence MADGVDHIDIYADVEEEFNQETDYPVHEQIDLYDDVISPSANNGDAPEDRDYLDNLPAPGGTEGNKGAPPNVVYTYTGKRIALYIGNLTWWTTDEDLTEAIRSIGISDVLEIKFFENRANGQSKGFALVCVGSEASSRKLMDLLSKRELHGQNPIVTPCNKQSLSQFELQSRKSTQSGQMSGEGKAGPPGVGPRGGFPLGRGRGRFPGPAGPGGDRFPGPVGPGAPPPHFPGGMQGPPRPPPGPPGPPGPPGPPPPGQGLAPPLSGPPNRGDRPPPPVLFPGQFGQPPLGPLPPGPPPPGYGPPPGPPPPQQGPPPPGPFPPRPPGPIGPPLALAPPPHLRGPPPGGPPPAPHVNPAFFPPPGNNNMAAPDRAPPPNDPYGRPPPYDRDYGPGREMDAARAPLSEAEFEEIMNRNRAISSSAISRAVSDASAGDYGSAIETLVTAISLIKQSKVSADDRCKVLISSLQDCLHGIESKSYGSASSRRERSRDRDHSRSREKSRRHKSRSRDRHEDYYRERSRERDRHRERDRDRERDRDREREYRHR encoded by the exons ATGGCGGACGGTGTTGATCACATCGACATTTACGCAGATGTAGAAGAGGAGTTCAATCAG GAAACGGATTATCCCGTTCACGAGCAGATCGACCTGTACGATGATGTCATCTCCCCCTCGGCCAATAACGGTGATGCACCCGAGGACAGAGATTACCTAGACAACCTGCCCGCACCTGGAGGCACCGAGGGGAATAAAGGAGCTCCGCCCAACGTCGTTTACACCTACACGGGCAAACGCATCGCTCTGTACATCGGCAACCTCACCTGG TGGACCACAGATGAGGATCTGACTGAAGCAATTCGCTCCATCGGCATCAGCGACGTTCTGGAAATCAAGTTCTTCGAGAACCGAGCTAACGGACAGTCGAAAGG gtttGCGTTGGTGTGTGTGGGATCAGAAGCCTCCTCCAGGAAGTTGATGGATTTGCTGTCGAAGCGAGAGCTGCACGGCCAGAACCCGATCGTCACACCCTGCAACAAACAGTCGCTCAGTCAGTTCGAGCTTCAGTCACGTAAGA gcaccCAGTCGGGGCAAATGTCCGGGGAAGGGAAGGCTGGACCGCCAGGTGTGGGTCCCCGCGGCGGTTTTCCCCTAGGTAGGGGTCGAGGGCGCTTTCCAGGTCCTGCAGGGCCAGGAGGAGATCGCTTTCCTGGACCCGTTGGACCTGGGGCGCCCCCTCCACACTTCCCTG GTGGTATGCAGGGTCCTCCCCGGCCTCCTCCAGGCCCCCCTGGTCCTCCAGGTCCTCCTGGCCCTCCACCTCCTGGGCAAGGTTTAGCCCCACCCCTTTCAGGCCCCCCTAATAGAGGGGACCGCCCACCTCCTCCTGTCCTGTTTCCTGGTCAGTTTGGCCAACCTCCGCTCGGCCCGTTACCCCCTGGCCCACCTCCTCCGGGTTATGGTCCACCCCCTGGCCCACCCCCACCTCAGCAAGGTCCACCTCCTCCTGGCCCGTTCCCACCTCGTCCCCCCGGTCCTATTGGCCCTCCCTTGGctttagctccaccccctcacTTACGTGGTCCCCCTCCTGGAGGCCCACCACCTGCCCCCCACGTCAACCCTGCCTTCTTCCCGCCGCCCGGAAACAACAACATGGCAGCGCCGGATAGAGCCCCGCCCCCCAACGACCCATACGGACGGCCCCCTCCTTATGACCGGGATTACGGCCCGGGCAG ggaGATGGATGCAGCTCGGGCCCCTCTCAGTGAGGCCGAATTTGAGGAGATAATGAACAGAAACAGAGCTATCTCCAGCAGTGCTATATCCAGAGCCGTGTCAGACGCAAgtgcag gagatTACGGCAGTGCTATTGAGACACTGGTGACTGCAATTTCATTAATAAAGCAGTCGAAAGTTTCAGCTGATGATCGCTGTAAAGTGTTAATCAGCTCTCTGCAGGACTGCCTGCACGGCATAGAGTCCAAATCCTACGGCTCGGCCTCCAG CAGACGAGAGCGATCGCGGGACCGGGACCACAGTCGCTCTCGTGAGAAAAGTCGCCGTCACAAATCACGCAGCCGCGATCGGCACGAAGATTACTACCGAGAGCGGAGCCGTGAGCGAGACCGCCATCGCGAGCGGGACCGCgaccgagagagagaccgcGACCGAGAGAGGGAGTACCGCCATCGTTAG
- the LOC128623168 gene encoding myelin-associated glycoprotein-like codes for MKAVEKFAFTCCLFQAVLCREFYINLPESIEAVRGLCVRIPCSFDFKEQYDEELQNNPRGVWYKGDSLAKHKVFSSKTTEDNKIDGKIIGDLHRKNCTTIFYNISESDSGEYYFRIVSGNLKYIYPSSLYLNVRASPISPSITLYKEDQREVEDQNEVVEGTSVSLICFARSPCPFNPPIFTWNLMPEERRQEQNHNTRFSSSQLNFNATHLHHGLTFTCTATYQFQNYTKSAQSSFILHVLCKW; via the exons ATGAAAGCTGTGGAGAAATTTGCATTCACCTGTTGTTTATTTCAAG ctgTTTTGTGCAGAGAATTCTACATCAATCTACCAGAAAGTATAGAAGCTGTGAGAGGTCTCTGTGTTCGTATACCATGCAGTTTTGATTTTAAAGAACAATATGATGAAGAACTGCAAAACAATCCTAGAGGAGTCTGGTATAAAGGTGACAGTTTGGCAAAACACAAAGTCTTTTCTTCCAAAACTACCGAAGACAACAAGATTGATGGCAAAATAATAGGAGACCTCCACAGGAAGAACTGCACCACCATCTTCTACAACATCAGTGAGAGTGACAGTGGAGAATATTACTTTAGAATAGTGTCTGGAaatctgaaatatatttatccttcttctctttatttaaatgtcagAG CTTCTCCAATCAGTCCCTCAATAACACTGTATAAGGAGGATCAGAGGGAGGTGGAGGACCAAAATGAGGTGGTAGAGGGAACTTCAGTGAGTCTCATTTGCTTTGCTCGATCTCCGTGTCCCTTCAACCCCCCTATTTTTACATGGAACTTAATGCCTGAGGAGAGAAGACAGGAGCAGAACCACAACACCAGATTCAGCTCCTCTCAGCTGAACTTCAACGCTACTCACCTTCATCATGGACTCACGTTCACCTGCACTGCCACCTACCAGTTCCAGAACTACACCAAATCAGCACAGAGCTCTTTTATACTACATGTTCTGTGTAAATGGTGA
- the cpsf6 gene encoding cleavage and polyadenylation specificity factor subunit 6 isoform X1, which yields MADGVDHIDIYADVEEEFNQETDYPVHEQIDLYDDVISPSANNGDAPEDRDYLDNLPAPGGTEGNKGAPPNVVYTYTGKRIALYIGNLTWWTTDEDLTEAIRSIGISDVLEIKFFENRANGQSKGFALVCVGSEASSRKLMDLLSKRELHGQNPIVTPCNKQSLSQFELQSRKSTQSGQMSGEGKAGPPGVGPRGGFPLGRGRGRFPGPAGPGGDRFPGPVGPGAPPPHFPGGMQGPPRPPPGPPGPPGPPGPPPPGQGLAPPLSGPPNRGDRPPPPVLFPGQFGQPPLGPLPPGPPPPGYGPPPGPPPPQQGPPPPGPFPPRPPGPIGPPLALAPPPHLRGPPPGGPPPAPHVNPAFFPPPGNNNMAAPDRAPPPNDPYGRPPPYDRDYGPGREMDAARAPLSEAEFEEIMNRNRAISSSAISRAVSDASAGDYGSAIETLVTAISLIKQSKVSADDRCKVLISSLQDCLHGIESKSYGSASRYTAHLRSELISAQRISALQSSCPLPDSSVSLSRRERSRDRDHSRSREKSRRHKSRSRDRHEDYYRERSRERDRHRERDRDRERDRDREREYRHR from the exons ATGGCGGACGGTGTTGATCACATCGACATTTACGCAGATGTAGAAGAGGAGTTCAATCAG GAAACGGATTATCCCGTTCACGAGCAGATCGACCTGTACGATGATGTCATCTCCCCCTCGGCCAATAACGGTGATGCACCCGAGGACAGAGATTACCTAGACAACCTGCCCGCACCTGGAGGCACCGAGGGGAATAAAGGAGCTCCGCCCAACGTCGTTTACACCTACACGGGCAAACGCATCGCTCTGTACATCGGCAACCTCACCTGG TGGACCACAGATGAGGATCTGACTGAAGCAATTCGCTCCATCGGCATCAGCGACGTTCTGGAAATCAAGTTCTTCGAGAACCGAGCTAACGGACAGTCGAAAGG gtttGCGTTGGTGTGTGTGGGATCAGAAGCCTCCTCCAGGAAGTTGATGGATTTGCTGTCGAAGCGAGAGCTGCACGGCCAGAACCCGATCGTCACACCCTGCAACAAACAGTCGCTCAGTCAGTTCGAGCTTCAGTCACGTAAGA gcaccCAGTCGGGGCAAATGTCCGGGGAAGGGAAGGCTGGACCGCCAGGTGTGGGTCCCCGCGGCGGTTTTCCCCTAGGTAGGGGTCGAGGGCGCTTTCCAGGTCCTGCAGGGCCAGGAGGAGATCGCTTTCCTGGACCCGTTGGACCTGGGGCGCCCCCTCCACACTTCCCTG GTGGTATGCAGGGTCCTCCCCGGCCTCCTCCAGGCCCCCCTGGTCCTCCAGGTCCTCCTGGCCCTCCACCTCCTGGGCAAGGTTTAGCCCCACCCCTTTCAGGCCCCCCTAATAGAGGGGACCGCCCACCTCCTCCTGTCCTGTTTCCTGGTCAGTTTGGCCAACCTCCGCTCGGCCCGTTACCCCCTGGCCCACCTCCTCCGGGTTATGGTCCACCCCCTGGCCCACCCCCACCTCAGCAAGGTCCACCTCCTCCTGGCCCGTTCCCACCTCGTCCCCCCGGTCCTATTGGCCCTCCCTTGGctttagctccaccccctcacTTACGTGGTCCCCCTCCTGGAGGCCCACCACCTGCCCCCCACGTCAACCCTGCCTTCTTCCCGCCGCCCGGAAACAACAACATGGCAGCGCCGGATAGAGCCCCGCCCCCCAACGACCCATACGGACGGCCCCCTCCTTATGACCGGGATTACGGCCCGGGCAG ggaGATGGATGCAGCTCGGGCCCCTCTCAGTGAGGCCGAATTTGAGGAGATAATGAACAGAAACAGAGCTATCTCCAGCAGTGCTATATCCAGAGCCGTGTCAGACGCAAgtgcag gagatTACGGCAGTGCTATTGAGACACTGGTGACTGCAATTTCATTAATAAAGCAGTCGAAAGTTTCAGCTGATGATCGCTGTAAAGTGTTAATCAGCTCTCTGCAGGACTGCCTGCACGGCATAGAGTCCAAATCCTACGGCTCGGCCTCCAGGTACACTGCTCACCTGCGCTCAGAGCTCATCTCTGCACAACGTATTTCTGCACTCCAATCGTCCTGTCCTCTCCCTGACTCTTCCGTCTCTCTCAGCAGACGAGAGCGATCGCGGGACCGGGACCACAGTCGCTCTCGTGAGAAAAGTCGCCGTCACAAATCACGCAGCCGCGATCGGCACGAAGATTACTACCGAGAGCGGAGCCGTGAGCGAGACCGCCATCGCGAGCGGGACCGCgaccgagagagagaccgcGACCGAGAGAGGGAGTACCGCCATCGTTAG